tatttttttatttacctgCAGATAAAAAGTCAGTCCTGCGTCCGCCGGGAATTTTACAACGAATTCTATTTCAAATAGATATTCCATGTCAGACATAGTCATTCGTCAGACATTTCTCGTTGTGTTATAACTTATATGTCTTGGTGGTTGATTGGTCCCGAACCCTGCCCAATCAAGAAGTTAATGTTTTGGCAAATATACTACAAGTCCATTTTGCATTCAACTGACGCTTGACTATGATCTCCATGTGTAATGTAAACCATTTTACCATGGATATTCCAATTCACATTTAGTCAATTTTCTTACATCGTGTGTTGTGTGGAGATGGATCCATTCTTTACTTTGTGAATGGCAAATAAATATGTTCGGTCGTCTTAAGCCCTCCAACACCCAGGGCGCTGACTGTATTCTGGTAACGATCCTCTAAAAGTGCCCTACATTGATAGCTTCAGTATTGGCAAAGATATTCAAAGAATTGTTATGGTCTGGCATACTTAAAGCCTCTTGGAAGAATGGAGGCCACCTACTACCGTGCTTTATCGACTCTATGCGTTCGTGTCTTTTTGTTTGAGCCTCTTGTCGATGAGCCAGTTGTTGCCTCTGCATGCAATTTAATAAACTGGAATCAGCATGGTTTTGTCCACAGATGATCAACAACGAACAATCTAGCTCAATCTGTAGGTATTTGTCTTAAAACCATAGACGCTGGCCTCCAGGTATATGCCATTCACATGGATATCTTATGACACCTTCGATAGTATGCCAAACACTATTTTACTCGTCAAGCTCTACAGGCTAGGATTCTCAAGACCTATGGTGTCATGGTTAAGATCACATCACAACATATTAGGATAACAAAACTCGTCTGACATTGCTAAGAAAAGATCGTATTTactaaatattaaacattttcaatcctCATATCACATAAGATCATAACACGAATACCGATCAATCAAAGGATTTCTAGCGCAATTCGAGGGTATGCTCGAAAGATAAAGGGTATGCATTCTAAAGACAACCATTATAGGAACCAAACTCATGAATAGACAATAACTAAAATGCCAAACACTATCAGCGATAAGATCAGACATGAAGAAATCATCACTACAACAGCGAGGTATTCCATAAACATTGCTTTGTTCTTCTTCAGTGCATCTAGTATGGTACGACAATGTGCAAAGATCGAACAACTCTGTTCAGTGTCGCAATTCTTCTGCTTCAATCAGTGTTGGTACAAGTGTCAGTATGTACTTTAGGTCCTCTTCCTCAGTACAATACAAGCTTCTACGTGGAGACATTACTCGAGCTTCATCGACAATTGTGTCCAGTTGAACATTTCCCAAATCTCGCAGTATTGCGACTTAGCAATGAAAGTCTTTTCGAGGCAATATTCCCGGTCTTCATGAACGATCCGACCTACACCACAACTATATCAGACCAAGCAAGTTTATATTATAGAATTGCTGACGATAGCTTCTACTGCAATTTCATACCCGTTAGTAATATAGTGGATTTCGTGGTAAGAACATTTGCATCTGTTCGGAAAAACAGCATCAATCGACACACAAAGTATCTACTCGTTTTTTTCAGGATGCACATAATGTTGAAAACAACATTCGAACGATATTCTTCTATCCGAAGTGGAAGTATGAAGAATTTCACAAACATCCGAATTCAACCATTGCACAAGCTTTTCGGAAAGGTTACGAGGTGGTTTACGATCTAGATAATACCTTGGAAATCTATCACTGGAATCGTTTCTCTAACCAAACGATTACGATCGATCCTCGCAACCTTTTAGTACCGGACGAGATTCGTGATTTGCACGGCTATGAGTTGGGGCTGCTTGCAATGGATTTCTTGCGCAATTCAATGACATTCGACGAGTACTTCCTGGAGTTAGTCGCCAGGAAGATAAACGCCACTGCTGTCGTGATGAGTACCTTTACATTCAAAATAGGATTTGCAGCAATATTGTACAGGAGTTTTCCACACATTTCTCTGACAGTACTTGGTGTTGGTAGCACATTCTTGGCAGTCAGCGTTCCTCGAGCCAAGCCCAAGTCAATCGTGTCGATACTGATCGATCCTTTCGACTTGTACACATGGATCACATACTTAATACTGATTCTTACAATGGCTATTACCCTAGCGTTACTTGGCGATCTTCTCGGAAGACGACATGTTGTGGAGATAGTTCTTGAGCTGTTCATGATTTCCCTCGCTGGTCCGTCAAGAGCATATGGAGGATCATTCGAGAATCGCATCATCACTGTATTCTGTCTAATGGGAATAGTGCTCGTATCGTCCTACCAATCGCTTGTGATCTCCTTTATGTCATTCGCGCGCTATCATCCCGAGATCAACACCCTGGCGGAAATACAGGAACGATGCCTGTTTAGCTATGACGACGAGGCAcgagattttaattttacgacGTATCCTAATGACACGACTATTGGTGCAGGTAAGATGTGTAATTTCGAAGTTGGGCGAGATAACGAACAAAGAACCATGGTGATAGCTTCAAAAGTTGAGAACATAAGGCATACATTTTATATGGAAGACTCGATGCGCTTTAGACAAGAACACTACCGTTACGCTGATACAAAATTTTTTGAATGGCAGCTGTTATACTATGTTTCGCCATGTTTACGAGAAGTGTTTaggtttcattttcatgcaaTTCGTGAATCAGGTATCTATGATTATCACTATAACAACAAATCACAACCAATTTTTCACTATAATCACGACACTTTTGTCGATCGAGTTGTGAAAGTAGGAGATCTTACATTGGTGTGGTATGCTTATGCGTGCGGAAACTTACTGAGTGTTGTATCTTTCGTAATGGAAACAATTATTCATAAAGAGGTAGATGGATTATCGAACCCAAAATAAATCGGTGACTCTCTATTGCATCTCCAGCTTGTTATGTATTTCATTCGATTTTCTAATACTAGCTAGTTGGCCCGGTTACAGGGCAACACAAGAATAATCCAGGACATACACAAATTCTACGGTATATACACCAAAGAGGTTATCTTACAAATAGTTAGACGTTGTTCGTCCATGGAAAAATCTaccaacatgaaaaatgattacTTTGAGGATCGCATTTTTTaaaacggcacaacaacctcaagattTCTGGGACACTCCTTTCTGcccttctttatttttttatttacctgCAGATAAAAAGTCAGTCCTGCGTCCGCCGGGAATTTTACAACGAATTCTATTTCAAATAGATATTCCATGTCAGACATAATCATTCGTCAGACATTTCTCGTTGTGTTATAACTAATAAGTCTTGGTGGTTGATTGGTCCCGAACCCTGCCCAATCAAGAAGTTAATGTTTTGGCAAATATACTACAAGTCCATTTTGCGTTCAACTGACGCTTGACTATGATCTCCTTGTGTAATGTAAACCATTTTACCATGGATATTCCAATTCACATTTAGTCAATTTTCAAACATCGTGTGTTGTGTGGAGATGGATCCATTCTTTACTTTGTGAATAGCAAATAAATATGTTCGGTCGTCTTAAGCCCTCCAACACCCAGGGCGCTGACTGTATTCTGGTAACGATCCTCTAAAAGTGCGCTACATTGATAGCTTCAGTATTGGCAAAGATATTCAAAGAATTGTTATGGTCTGGCATACTTAAAGCCTCTTGGAAGAATGGAGGCCACCTACTACCGTGCTTTATCGACTCTATGCGTTCGTGTCTTTTTGTTTGAGCCTCTTGTCGATGAGCCAGTTGTTGCCTCTGCATGCAATTTAATAAACTGGAATCAGCATGGTTTTGTCCACAGATGATCAACAACGAACAATCTAGCTCAATCTGTAGGTATTTGTCTTAAAACCATAGACGCTGGCCTCCAGGTATATGCCATTCACATGGATATCTTAAGCCACCTTCGATAGTATGCCAAACACTATTTTACTCGTCAAGCTCTACAGGCTAGGATTCTCAAGACCTATGGTGTCATGGTTAAGATCACATCACAACATATTAGGATAACAAAACTCGTCTGACATTGCTAAGAAAAGGTCGTATTTactaaatattaaacattttcaatcctCATATCACATAAGATCATAACACGAATACCGATCAATCAAAGGATTTCTAGCGCAATTCGAGGGTATGCTCGAAAGATAAAGGGTATGCATTCTAAAGACAATCATCATATGAACCAAACTCATGAATAGACAATAACTAAAATGCCAAACACTATCAGCGATAAGATCAGATATGAAGAAATCATCACTGTAACAGCGAGGTTTTCCATAAACATTGCTTTGTTCTTCTTCAGTGCGTCTAGTATGGTACGACAATGTGCAAAGATCGTACAACTCTGTTCAGTGTCGCAATTCTTCTGCTTCAATCAGTGTTGGTACAAGTGTCAGTATGTACTTTAGGTCCTCTTCCTCAGTACAATACAAGCTTCTACGTGGAGACATTACTCGAGCTTCATCGACAATTGTGTCCAgttgaacaatttaaatatCTCGCAGTATTACGACTTAGCAATGAAAGTCTTTTCGAGGCAATATTCCCGGTCTTCATGAACGATCCGACCTACACCAAACTTATAACAGACCATGAAAGTCTATACTTTTTAATTGCTGATAGCAGCTACTTCTGCAATTTCATACCCGTTAGTAATATAGTGGATTTCGAGGTAAGAACATTCTTATTTCTTCGGAAAAACAGCATCAATCGACACAAAAAGTATCTACTCGTTTTTTTCAGGATGCACATAATGTTGAACACAACATTCGAACGATATTCTTCTATCCGAAGTGGAAGTATGAAGAATTTCACAAACATCCGAATTCAACCATTGCACAAGCTTTTCGGAATGGTTACGAGGTGGTTTACGATCTAGACAACACGATAGAGATCTATCACTGGAATCGTTTCTCTAACCAAACGATTACGATCGATCCTCGTAACCTCCTAGTACCGGACGAGATGTGTGATTTTTATGGGTATGAGTTGGAACTGCACATAGTGGATTACTGGCGCAATTCAATGACATTCGATGAGTACTTCCTGGAGTTAGTCGCCAGGAACGTAAACGCCACTGCTGTCGTAAAGTATTCCTTTAAATTTAGATTAGGTTTTACCCCATTTTTTGGTAGCTATCCTACGGCCTCTTCTCTAATAGTACTTGGTGTTGGAAACACATTCTTGGCAGTCAGCGTTCCTCGAGCCAAGCCCAAGTCAATCGTGTCGATACTGATCGATCCTTTCGACTTGTACACATGGATCACATACTTAATACTAGTTCTTACAATGGCTATTAGCCTAGCGTTATTTGGCGATCTGCTCGGAAGACGACATGTTGTGGAGATAGTTCTTGAGCTGTTCATGATTTCCCTCGCTGGTCCGTCAAGAGCATATGGAGGATCATTCGAGAATCGCATCATCACTGTGTTCTGTCTAATGGGAATAGTGCTCGTATCGTCCTACCAGTCGCTTGTGATCTCCTTTATGTCATTCGCGCGCTATCATCCCGAGATCAACACCCTGGCGGAGATATATGAACAATGTCGGTTTAGCGAAAACAAACAGGCACGAGACTTGAATTTGACAACGTATCCTAATGGATCCAATCCTGGGTTTGGTAAGACTTGTATGTTAGAAGTGGGCATAGATAACGAACAAAGAACCATGCTGATAGGTTCAAAAACTGAgaacaaaatgcatacattttaTATGGAAGACGCGATGCGCTTTAGACATGAAAACTACCGTTACGCTGATACAAAGTTCTTCGAATGGCAGATGTTGTACTATGTTTCGCCACGTTTACGAAAAATATTAAGGTTCCACTTTCATGCAATTCGTGAATCAGGTATCTATAATCATTACTATAACAACAAATCACAACCCGACTGGCACTATAATCACGACACTTTTGTCGAGCGAGTTGTGAAAGTGGGAGATCTTACATTGCTGTGGTATGCTTATGCGTGCGGTAACTTACTGAGTGTTGTATCTTTCGTAATGGAAACAATTATTCATAACGAAGTAGACGGATTATCGAAGCCAAAATAAATTGGTGATTCTCTATTGCATCTCCAGCTTGTTATGTATTCCATTCGATAGGTTTAGGCGAATCAGGTATCTATCTTCAGTACTGGTTGTGGCGGATTTGAATCGATTTGAATTTTGACAGATGTCATACTGGAGGATCAGAGTCCTACGCAGTGTGAGGAGAAACAGAGACTTTAGTTCGAAATCGAAACTTGGGGAGGAACCGGGACGAAGACTGTTTTGGAATAAATGCGGACGTTGCCACCGCGATTATTGGATCATTTTGATATACTTAGGTGTGGGGCACTTTGTTGAGTGTAGTACCTTTCGCAATGAATACAGTTCTTAATCATGTTTTTTGAAGGTTTAGGCagtagaaaataaatcaactccCCTTCTATTCGTTCCTAGTTTTTAACCTAGAGCGGATGCATGTTCAATGAACAAGTGCAAATCCCTTTTTCTCTTAACGTCATGTTGCAAATCGATATCCAGAAAATATCGGAACACTGTGCCCCGATTGATTTGAAATTGCTTACTTTctcaatatattttaatatctgGTTTCCAAGGGTTTTGAAAATAAGCCAGttgatattattattacaaaCGCACAATTTTGCTACAGCTCTCCCAGGAAAACCCCGTAATGACGTGAATGTTTCAGTTTACCTCATACAACGCCGTGGCAGAATCGTGCTAGATGTTTTCCATAGAACATCAAAAGAGTTTGAGTGCCTTTTATGTGCCTGTcttaatgaaagaaaaatggcaaaacaattCTATTCGATTCTATTCAATAAATCATAATCAAAATTTACTGCTAAGTGATTGGAAACACTCTAATtcatcaaattttcaaatgtaTCATGTATTACATAAAACCAACATGGACTTACTGCAATAAAATCGTTATTATGAAAGCACTACAAAAGTTACtgatacattttaaaatgtaatgagTAATAAAACCATTTAAGCTACCTGCACGCAACAGCCAAGCGTCTCTTTCAAACTCATTATGAAATTACTAACTTTTGACAGAACGTGACAGAGCGTTACACAAccgatgaaaattaaattagctAATGAAATGTCCTTTCACAAAGTTCTACAACCATTACCGTTGCACATTATTCCTTATTCAGTGCGCCCAACACGGTTCAACAATGATCAGCCTCTACACATCGCTGTTCAGTGTCGTATTTATTCTGATTCAATCAGTGTTGGTACAAGTGTCAGTTTGTTCTTTGGATCCTCTTCCTCAGTTCAATACAAGCTTCTACGTGGAGACGTTCTTCGAGCTTCATCGACAATTGTGTCCAgttgaacaatttaaaaatctCGTAGTGTTACGACTCAGCAATGAAAGTCTCTTCGAAACAATATTTCCGGCCTTCATGAGCGATCCGTCTTACACCAAAACTATGTCAGACCAGGCAGTGTTATATTATGACCACGCaagcaatgaaaatgaatgtaatTTCATACCCGTTAATAATTTAATGGATTTCGAGGTAAAGATATTCCATCATTgcaagaaaacaattaaagaCTGTATCCTTTCTTGTTTTCAGGGTGCACATTATGTGGAAGAGAACATTCGAACGATATTCTTCTACCCTAAATGGAAGTATGAAGAATTTCACAAACATCCGAATTCAACCATTGCCGAAGCTTTTCGGAAAGGTTACGAGGTGGTTTACGATCTAGATAATACCTTGGAAATCTATCACTGGAATCGTTTCTATAATCAAACGATTACGATCGATCCTCGCAACCTCCTAGTACCGGACGAGATTCGTAATTTGCATGGTTTTGAGTTAGAACTTTATTTGTCGGATTTTTTGCGCAAATCAATGACATTCGACATGTACTTCATTGAGCAGATTTGCAGAAAGATAAACGCCACTGTTGTATTAACGgatcaaaattcaaaacgtATGGCGATCGCTCCACTGGTAGGAATAAGAAATGCGTACGTTCCTTTTATAATACCTGGTGCGGGAACATCATACTTAGCAATAATGGTGCCTCGGGCCAAGCCCAAGTCAATCATGTCGATACTGATCGATCCTTTCGACTTGTACACATGGATCACATACTTCATACTGATTCTTACTTTGGCCATTACCCTCGCCTTGTTTGGAGAACTTCTCGGGAGGCGCCGTTTCTATGAGATAGTCCTTGAGCTGATCATGATTTCTCTTGCGGGCCCTTCTAGAACATATGGAGGATCATTCGAGAATCGCATCATCACTGTGTTCTGTCTAATGGGGATAGTGCTCGTATCGTCCTACCAATCGCTTGTGATCTCCTTTATGTCATTCGCGCGCTATCCTCCCGAGATCAACACCCTGGCGGAGATACAAGAACGGTGCATTTTTAAGGAAGGGGAGGAAGCACAATTCTTTAATTTCAAGACATTTGATTCTAATAACCGTCCCGGTTTGGGTAATCCATGTGTATTTGAATACGGAAGGGATAACGAACAACGCAGCATGATGATAGCATCACACATGAGTTATGAGAAGCATACACATTACGGCGAAGACTTCTTACGATTCAGACATGAAAACTATCGTTACGCCGATACGAAATTTTTCGAGTATCAAATATGTTATCTTATGCTTGCCGAGCTCagacaaacatttaaattctatATTGATGCGATTTTCGAATCAGGCATCTATGATTATTACTATAACAACAAATCACAACCCGACTGGCACTATAATCAAGACACTTTTGTTGATCGCGTTGTCACTGTAGGAGATCTTACATTGCTGTGGTATGCTTATGCGTGCGGAACCTTACTGAGTGTAGTATGTTTTGTGACGGAAACAGTTATTCATAACGAGTTTCGAAACATTCGAATTCGAAATTAAATTGTGTGTAATAAGAAGTCAGGGTCCATAGACATTTACCACTTGAAGGTTAAGGGTGTTGGTGAGCGTCCAGTTAAGTGCTCGACAAAGCATTGGTTGCGTGCCGGGAGCGGTTCTTCAACACTTTGCTGTAGCTCTGCGTGGAAAACGGTCCATCTCATGCAATGCTGGCTAAAATGTTTCCGTAAACTGTAGTTGCATTCAAGCCATATTGCAGATTCATGtgtagaataaaataatcaaaaaacaCTTATAGATGAAATGATTATTCGAAATCAGGAAAAGATTCCCCTTACTGCTGCACTGCACCTACTGCATACATTTTATATGGAAGACTCGATGCGCTTTAGACATGAAAACTACCGTTACGCTGATACAAAGTTCTTCGAATGGCAGCTATTGTAttatgtttcactttcataCAATTCGTGAATCAGGTATCTATGATCATtactacaacaacaaatcacAACCTAATTTGGGACTATAAACACTACACTTAGTAACACTTCAGGAGGTACGCTGGAAAGGAGCTACGGAGCGCCCCTATCGCAGTGTTTGCATGATCTGCCATAGTATAGGGTATGGCCCATAGGTGAGATGTGAAAGTGAGTGATCGGTTGGTGGCCGAACAACGGACGGATGTGCCGGTTGTGGATCCTTGAGAAATTCTTCAATTTTAGCATTATCAATATGCGTAGTCCGCAAAGAGACATATACACAAACTCGCATGCTAtccattgaaaacaaaagaactaaATAAAGAGTTCAGAAAAAATCTCTAGCGTTTTTGTGAATCGTGCCTGTAGGGAGTAATCTTTTCGAAAGCTAAAATATTTTAGAACAgcaaaaatatttgtaaagcATTCTTAGTTAATTACTCTCATTGAGTGTAACAATCATATTCAAGAAAACATAACCAAAACTAATAGATAAGTGACTGAGAAAAACCATCACGCCTCCTCCTCTGTCCATATAGACGATCCAAAagaactttacgggctgggtcgtccggtgtcattctcatgacgtcaCCAGTCCACCGGAGTCTCGCGAGTCTAATCCACTGTACGACAGCGAGTTTTCCGTACAGCTCAAAGAGCTCGTCGTTGTTGCGggtgtccttccacacatacgggtcCAAAAAtgcttctgagcatcttcctctcgaacgtgACCAAGCGGGTATCTTCAGTTTTGTACAAAGCCCATGTCTTAGAGCCGTATGTgtgtactggaactatataagttctatatggtcccagcttcgttcgtcacgacaggtgttttgagtggaaaagtttcctcagactgcaGAAATACTGGCTGGCAGCACTTTGGAGCGTATTTcgacatcaatgttattgtcggtgctgacttttgacccaagataggtgaagtTTTGGACAACTTCGCAAGAATGCTCACCTATTTGCACGTCAACCCTGCGTAAGCTAGGATGTGTTAGCAGGGCCGCTGGTGATACCAACTTAGTTTTTGCTTCGTTAATCAATCCTTTGGCAATCATCCGCTACGCAGGAGAgtcgtaaaccaatgatgtctatgttatcagcgtatgccaggatctggagAAATACTTTCATTGATCCTTTTTCAAATGCATCTCATCATAGATGAAGGTGAATTTCCTTCAAAATGTGctaattgcattaaaatgtCCATCGGTCCATCGATAGCACTCAGAAAGGCACAGGTACGTTTTAGAATGTAGAGCGTAATAAAACTATAAAGTTCTACGCACGCAGCAGCCAAAGGCCTCactaaaactcatcaaacactatTAACTTAAAAGCGTACATAAccgatgaaaattaaattagctAATGAAATGTCCTTTCACAAAGTTCTACAATCATTACCGTTGCACATTATTCCTTATTCAGTGCGCCCAACACGGTTCAACAATGATCAGCCT
This Anopheles marshallii chromosome 3, idAnoMarsDA_429_01, whole genome shotgun sequence DNA region includes the following protein-coding sequences:
- the LOC128712365 gene encoding uncharacterized protein LOC128712365; the protein is MKKSSLQQRVWYDNVQRSNNSVQCRNSSASISVGTSVILRLSNESLFEAIFPVFMNDPTYTTTISDQASLYYRIADDSFYCNFIPVSNIVDFVDAHNVENNIRTIFFYPKWKYEEFHKHPNSTIAQAFRKGYEVVYDLDNTLEIYHWNRFSNQTITIDPRNLLVPDEIRDLHGYELGLLAMDFLRNSMTFDEYFLELVARKINATAVVMSTFTFKIGFAAILYRSFPHISLTVLGVGSTFLAVSVPRAKPKSIVSILIDPFDLYTWITYLILILTMAITLALLGDLLGRRHVVEIVLELFMISLAGPSRAYGGSFENRIITVFCLMGIVLVSSYQSLVISFMSFARYHPEINTLAEIQERCLFSYDDEARDFNFTTYPNDTTIGAGKMCNFEVGRDNEQRTMVIASKVENIRHTFYMEDSMRFRQEHYRYADTKFFEWQLLYYVSPCLREVFRFHFHAIRESGIYDYHYNNKSQPIFHYNHDTFVDRVVKVGDLTLVWYAYACGNLLSVVSFVMETIIHKEVDGLSNPK
- the LOC128712366 gene encoding uncharacterized protein LOC128712366, which encodes MNDPTYTKLITDHESLYFLIADSSYFCNFIPVSNIVDFEDAHNVEHNIRTIFFYPKWKYEEFHKHPNSTIAQAFRNGYEVVYDLDNTIEIYHWNRFSNQTITIDPRNLLVPDEMCDFYGYELELHIVDYWRNSMTFDEYFLELVARNVNATAVVKYSFKFRLGFTPFFGSYPTASSLIVLGVGNTFLAVSVPRAKPKSIVSILIDPFDLYTWITYLILVLTMAISLALFGDLLGRRHVVEIVLELFMISLAGPSRAYGGSFENRIITVFCLMGIVLVSSYQSLVISFMSFARYHPEINTLAEIYEQCRFSENKQARDLNLTTYPNGSNPGFGKTCMLEVGIDNEQRTMLIGSKTENKMHTFYMEDAMRFRHENYRYADTKFFEWQMLYYVSPRLRKILRFHFHAIRESGIYNHYYNNKSQPDWHYNHDTFVERVVKVGDLTLLWYAYACGNLLSVVSFVMETIIHNEVDGLSKPK
- the LOC128712367 gene encoding uncharacterized protein LOC128712367; the encoded protein is MISLYTSLFSVVFILIQSVLVQVSVCSLDPLPQFNTSFYVETFFELHRQLCPVEQFKNLVVLRLSNESLFETIFPAFMSDPSYTKTMSDQAVLYYDHASNENECNFIPVNNLMDFEGAHYVEENIRTIFFYPKWKYEEFHKHPNSTIAEAFRKGYEVVYDLDNTLEIYHWNRFYNQTITIDPRNLLVPDEIRNLHGFELELYLSDFLRKSMTFDMYFIEQICRKINATVVLTDQNSKRMAIAPLVGIRNAYVPFIIPGAGTSYLAIMVPRAKPKSIMSILIDPFDLYTWITYFILILTLAITLALFGELLGRRRFYEIVLELIMISLAGPSRTYGGSFENRIITVFCLMGIVLVSSYQSLVISFMSFARYPPEINTLAEIQERCIFKEGEEAQFFNFKTFDSNNRPGLGNPCVFEYGRDNEQRSMMIASHMSYEKHTHYGEDFLRFRHENYRYADTKFFEYQICYLMLAELRQTFKFYIDAIFESGIYDYYYNNKSQPDWHYNQDTFVDRVVTVGDLTLLWYAYACGTLLSVVCFVTETVIHNEFRNIRIRN